A genomic region of Sphingobacteriales bacterium contains the following coding sequences:
- a CDS encoding thioredoxin family protein encodes MNTIFFTIFSVSVLIYTSLFSVVAAATLPTAEPIKNIVFASGTLQEAQQQARREGKILFVEIYATWCMPCKFLEQNVFSNPEIAAFYNHYFVNYKLNFDSIEGEIFKQEHQVQYLPELFFFDTSGNIVLRETGDLSTQSFLQMGKQAAGNPPMPPLGDMWAAGGEDDIVYSSAPSSSSSQKHYPEANAAAPSSKQVNAAASQANSIEQRQLSELHTLAYQLKEKGEFDTFVADAYLKKIGKSKSKLHSAQVMNFIYAFSEDAPSRATELLIQYHEWFEPHYGSLHIDTRIKNALRLGVQRAAANQQPDNFEKCLRLAKKSKLKDKKEVATELKMLYYQEMNDVKLYVKAANEYFKKSKRPQADILKNAARFVADNSNDKYALTQAYRWAKKAFSLQRNDYELQTLLNEINRKI; translated from the coding sequence ATGAACACTATTTTTTTTACCATTTTTTCTGTAAGTGTATTGATATACACTTCTTTATTTTCTGTAGTTGCTGCTGCAACTCTGCCTACTGCCGAGCCAATAAAAAATATAGTTTTTGCCAGCGGAACTTTGCAGGAAGCCCAACAACAAGCCCGCCGCGAGGGTAAAATACTTTTTGTAGAAATATACGCCACTTGGTGTATGCCTTGCAAATTTTTGGAACAAAATGTGTTTTCCAACCCTGAAATTGCTGCTTTTTACAATCATTATTTTGTAAATTATAAACTCAATTTTGACAGTATTGAAGGCGAAATTTTCAAACAAGAACATCAGGTTCAGTATTTGCCCGAATTGTTTTTCTTTGATACTTCGGGCAATATCGTATTGCGCGAAACCGGAGATTTGAGTACACAGTCGTTTTTGCAAATGGGCAAGCAGGCAGCGGGAAATCCGCCGATGCCGCCCCTTGGCGATATGTGGGCTGCCGGAGGAGAGGACGACATTGTTTATTCTTCTGCTCCTTCTTCTTCTTCTTCACAAAAACACTATCCCGAAGCAAATGCTGCTGCACCCTCTTCTAAACAGGTAAATGCCGCCGCATCGCAAGCCAATAGCATAGAACAACGCCAACTCAGCGAGTTGCACACCTTAGCCTACCAACTAAAAGAAAAAGGAGAATTTGACACTTTTGTAGCAGATGCTTATCTGAAAAAAATAGGCAAATCCAAAAGCAAATTGCACAGTGCGCAAGTAATGAATTTTATCTATGCTTTTTCGGAAGATGCACCTTCACGGGCTACCGAATTGCTGATTCAGTATCACGAATGGTTTGAGCCGCACTATGGCAGTCTCCATATTGATACCCGCATCAAAAACGCATTGCGATTGGGCGTACAACGTGCCGCCGCCAACCAACAGCCCGACAACTTCGAAAAATGTTTGCGTTTGGCTAAAAAATCAAAGCTGAAAGACAAAAAAGAAGTGGCAACAGAATTGAAAATGTTGTATTATCAGGAAATGAACGATGTGAAATTATATGTCAAAGCTGCCAACGAATATTTTAAAAAATCCAAACGCCCACAAGCCGATATTTTGAAAAATGCCGCCCGCTTTGTTGCCGACAACAGCAATGATAAATACGCACTTACACAGGCGTATCGCTGGGCAAAAAAAGCATTCTCCCTACAGCGCAACGATTACGAATTGCAGACTTTGCTCAACGAAATCAACCGTAAAATATAA
- a CDS encoding right-handed parallel beta-helix repeat-containing protein — MKNYIFRNNIFLLFMLWLIGSITLQAQKHYYIDPELGNDNNSGSFQQPFRTLEKMNTFLQSAAVQPTAQQPLIIHLKAQDNNADGNSDIVHVGFLEITKPYITLTSYANTNAATPLKAIIKAKIPQIVEIWSSLPKYNIVFGDRSGNRRVVRNSIGLEFSKLSSGSFDPFSHYAASFQPFFIKANKIQDSGNESARYQLFYSNNEPVMEFGNPVIIDIYFGAGVSRPASINNGAEKIMVVPKIKDAAITIAAGTDTPHHITIENIHIEGSLNPNNLNQLTNQGIPILPTYNFSGIMVSANQSLLSGGFESRDTCRLVALAGLTPCQKDPMEQAKILPCIFYYMRNSPCNNLANFNLMSLKTCLEDNCEAFKNFADEDCKWSLLEALRAFSKAAKNDAEVCQPDIENIIIQNVEVENCARHGIEFMATPYCVHRVLFQDGSTIDVPRYVGIDSVVIKKCLTHHNGNSGIHVGSSFDGSGFDYYHKRYTITQCESHHNFGIANSGDRNDCARLGGEPGGNGIFVSNINQCNINRCVAHHNGENNMGASGGEGIWAFEAKYVTIQYCESYQNSSYSLDGGGFDFDGGVSHSIMKYNYSHDNRAMGFLINQTHNAAPMHHDTLCYNISINDVKDTARIFSGACYPYHYGAITVWTDGRSHLKDIYIFNNVTYKTNTAPYGYALKLDAYTPENGNTPLDFSEVYIFNNIFQNNLGRLVHISPHLLNAPNSVSFYNNNYYTSSFINGAKFIISLQDAPAVGDIEITFGEWVNRVLETGALNQNPSFVNISLPDIAYQTGVVNLATFEQTLRSELSGFKLKNSTWFNKSNPMYRKGSSMHFNSSLRDFFSNPFSILVRNPSIGIHQP, encoded by the coding sequence ATGAAAAACTACATTTTTAGAAATAATATATTTTTGCTGTTTATGCTATGGCTCATTGGTAGCATCACGTTGCAGGCGCAAAAACATTATTATATAGACCCCGAACTCGGAAATGATAATAATTCGGGGAGTTTTCAGCAGCCCTTCCGCACTTTGGAAAAAATGAATACATTCCTCCAATCTGCTGCCGTGCAACCCACCGCCCAACAGCCGCTTATTATTCATCTTAAAGCACAAGACAATAATGCAGATGGCAACAGCGATATAGTGCATGTCGGTTTTTTGGAAATTACCAAACCCTATATTACGCTTACCAGTTATGCCAATACCAACGCTGCAACTCCGCTCAAAGCGATTATCAAAGCCAAGATACCTCAAATTGTTGAAATTTGGAGTTCTTTGCCCAAATATAATATTGTTTTTGGAGACAGAAGCGGTAATCGCCGTGTGGTGCGTAATTCCATTGGCTTAGAATTTTCTAAATTGAGTTCGGGGAGTTTTGACCCCTTCAGCCACTATGCTGCTTCCTTTCAGCCTTTTTTCATCAAAGCCAACAAAATTCAAGACAGCGGTAACGAAAGTGCCCGCTATCAGTTGTTTTATTCTAATAATGAGCCTGTTATGGAATTTGGAAATCCTGTAATAATAGATATATACTTTGGTGCAGGTGTTTCTCGTCCCGCTTCTATCAATAACGGTGCAGAAAAAATAATGGTAGTGCCAAAAATAAAAGATGCAGCTATTACAATAGCGGCAGGAACGGATACTCCACATCATATCACCATCGAAAATATACATATTGAAGGCAGCCTTAATCCCAACAACCTCAACCAACTCACCAATCAGGGTATTCCCATATTGCCCACTTATAATTTTTCGGGGATAATGGTGTCGGCAAATCAATCTTTATTAAGCGGGGGTTTTGAAAGCCGGGATACTTGCAGACTTGTTGCATTGGCGGGGCTTACACCTTGCCAAAAAGATCCGATGGAGCAAGCCAAAATATTGCCTTGTATATTTTACTATATGCGTAATTCGCCTTGCAATAATTTGGCAAATTTTAATTTGATGTCGCTCAAAACTTGTTTGGAAGATAATTGTGAGGCATTTAAAAATTTTGCAGATGAAGACTGTAAGTGGTCGCTTTTGGAGGCTTTGAGGGCTTTTAGTAAAGCTGCGAAAAACGATGCAGAGGTGTGTCAGCCTGATATTGAAAATATTATAATTCAAAACGTAGAAGTAGAAAATTGTGCGAGGCACGGTATAGAATTTATGGCTACGCCTTATTGTGTGCATCGCGTATTGTTTCAAGATGGGAGCACCATAGATGTGCCACGCTACGTTGGTATTGATAGTGTAGTGATAAAAAAATGTCTTACACATCACAATGGCAATAGCGGTATTCATGTGGGTTCGAGTTTTGATGGCTCCGGTTTTGATTATTATCATAAACGCTATACCATCACACAGTGCGAAAGCCATCATAATTTTGGTATTGCCAATAGCGGCGACCGCAACGATTGTGCCCGTTTGGGGGGCGAACCCGGCGGAAACGGTATCTTTGTATCAAATATAAATCAATGTAATATCAACAGATGCGTGGCACACCACAATGGCGAAAATAATATGGGGGCTTCGGGTGGCGAAGGTATTTGGGCTTTTGAAGCAAAGTATGTAACCATACAATATTGTGAGTCGTATCAAAACAGTTCTTACTCCTTAGATGGCGGCGGTTTTGATTTCGACGGCGGCGTGAGCCACTCTATTATGAAATACAATTATTCGCACGACAACCGCGCTATGGGTTTTTTAATTAACCAAACCCACAATGCCGCCCCTATGCACCACGATACGCTCTGCTATAATATCAGCATCAATGATGTAAAAGATACGGCGCGTATTTTTAGCGGTGCTTGCTATCCTTATCATTATGGGGCTATTACAGTATGGACAGACGGACGTTCGCATTTGAAGGATATATATATCTTCAACAACGTGACATATAAAACGAATACTGCCCCTTACGGATATGCACTGAAATTAGATGCTTATACTCCTGAAAACGGTAATACACCTTTAGATTTTTCGGAAGTATATATTTTTAATAATATTTTTCAGAATAATCTTGGAAGATTAGTACATATTTCACCTCATTTACTCAATGCACCCAATTCTGTTAGTTTTTATAACAATAATTATTACACCTCTTCTTTTATAAATGGAGCTAAGTTTATCATTTCTTTGCAAGATGCGCCCGCTGTAGGTGATATTGAAATTACTTTTGGGGAATGGGTAAACAGAGTATTGGAAACAGGTGCCTTAAATCAAAACCCTTCTTTTGTTAATATTTCTTTGCCCGATATTGCCTATCAGACAGGTGTAGTTAATTTAGCGACTTTTGAACAGACCCTGCGCAGCGAACTAAGCGGATTTAAACTCAAAAACTCTACATGGTTTAATAAATCTAACCCCATGTATCGCAAAGGGAGTTCTATGCATTTTAATTCATCATTGCGCGATTTTTTTAGCAATCCTTTTTCTATATTGGTTCGTAACCCCAGTATCGGTATTCATCAGCCTTAG
- a CDS encoding transposase: MPYRKGRKTHRSLPTSLPKLLSLWCLFPINGDNLTLEMPYCNTVCFQIFIDKLSVQKPEEFKIILLDNGAFHHSRQLVIPKNIHLLFIPPYSPELNPAEMIWRFIKGKTANIICKDLEELSAKVTDIINDMSNVIIQSITGWKLFTNCAF; the protein is encoded by the coding sequence ATGCCTTACCGCAAAGGGCGTAAAACCCATCGTAGCTTACCAACATCGCTTCCAAAACTTCTATCTCTTTGGTGCCTATTCCCCATCAACGGAGACAATCTTACCTTAGAAATGCCTTACTGTAATACGGTCTGCTTTCAAATATTTATAGATAAACTCTCCGTACAAAAGCCTGAAGAATTCAAGATAATTCTACTTGACAATGGTGCTTTTCACCACAGCCGACAATTGGTAATTCCTAAAAATATTCATCTGTTGTTTATTCCTCCTTACTCTCCCGAATTAAACCCCGCAGAGATGATATGGCGATTCATCAAGGGCAAAACTGCTAACATTATTTGCAAAGATCTGGAAGAACTCTCCGCCAAAGTCACTGATATTATCAACGATATGAGTAACGTTATCATTCAATCCATTACAGGTTGGAAACTTTTTACAAACTGTGCCTTTTAG